The following proteins come from a genomic window of Paucimonas lemoignei:
- the yoaE_1 gene encoding membrane protein, TerC family produces MEWIADSTAWLGLLTLIVLELVLGIDNLVFIAILADKLPPEQRDKARVIGLSLALIMRLGLLASISWMVTLTQPLFEVFDHSFSGRDLIMLFGGVFLLFKATMELHERLEGHVSERTSNSTYAKFWPIVAQIVVLDAVFSLDAVITAVGMVEHLAVMMIAVMISIGLMIVASKPLTRFVNAHPTVIMLCLGFLMMIGFSLTAEGLGFHIPKGYLYAAIGFSILIELFNQIARKSRKKSLHGMKPMRERTAHAVLRLLGGRKLGADEVGEEIADMLEGEQTAAVFDRRERVMISGVLQLAERPIRSAMTPRAEVDHIDLADDPETVRIKLMHSSYSRLPLIREGRIDEPLGFVHKKELLKELLAGNEPNLELIARKAINLLESFTILNALEQMRKESTHIAFVINEFGDFIGLLTMTDILESIAGELPDASEIEGPDIMAEEGGFLVSGALNLSQVRERVGFQAQATDDYQTLAGLVMSLLDRLPRKGDTLQWDGWDMTVTDVEERRVTRVLLRKPE; encoded by the coding sequence ATGGAATGGATTGCTGATTCTACGGCATGGCTTGGCCTGCTCACCCTGATTGTCCTGGAGCTGGTTCTGGGTATCGACAACCTGGTGTTTATCGCGATTCTGGCGGACAAGCTGCCGCCCGAGCAGCGCGACAAGGCGCGGGTCATCGGCCTGTCCCTGGCGCTGATCATGCGTCTGGGCTTGCTGGCCAGTATTTCCTGGATGGTCACGCTCACCCAGCCGCTGTTCGAGGTGTTCGATCACAGCTTCTCCGGGCGCGACCTGATCATGCTGTTTGGTGGTGTGTTCCTGTTGTTCAAGGCCACCATGGAATTGCATGAGCGTCTTGAAGGGCATGTCAGCGAGCGCACCAGCAACTCGACATACGCTAAGTTCTGGCCAATCGTGGCGCAAATCGTCGTGCTCGACGCGGTGTTCTCGCTGGACGCGGTGATTACCGCCGTGGGCATGGTCGAGCACTTGGCCGTGATGATGATCGCCGTGATGATCTCCATCGGTTTGATGATCGTCGCCAGCAAGCCGCTGACGCGCTTCGTCAATGCTCACCCCACCGTGATCATGCTGTGCCTGGGCTTCCTGATGATGATCGGCTTCAGCCTGACCGCTGAAGGCTTGGGCTTCCATATTCCCAAGGGCTATCTGTACGCGGCGATTGGTTTCTCGATCCTCATCGAGCTGTTCAACCAGATCGCTCGCAAGAGTCGCAAGAAGTCGCTGCACGGCATGAAGCCGATGCGTGAACGCACAGCCCATGCGGTGTTGCGTCTGTTGGGTGGTCGCAAGCTGGGTGCGGACGAAGTGGGCGAAGAAATTGCCGACATGCTCGAGGGCGAGCAGACCGCAGCGGTGTTTGATCGCCGCGAGCGGGTGATGATCAGTGGCGTGCTGCAACTGGCCGAGCGACCGATCCGCTCAGCCATGACGCCGCGTGCCGAAGTCGATCACATCGATCTGGCGGACGACCCGGAAACTGTGCGCATCAAACTGATGCATTCGTCTTATTCGCGCCTGCCGCTGATTCGTGAAGGTCGCATCGATGAACCCTTGGGCTTCGTGCACAAGAAAGAGTTGCTCAAGGAATTGCTGGCCGGTAATGAGCCTAACCTTGAGCTGATTGCGCGCAAGGCGATCAACCTGCTGGAAAGCTTCACGATCCTTAACGCACTGGAGCAGATGCGCAAGGAGTCGACCCACATTGCGTTCGTGATCAACGAATTTGGTGACTTCATCGGTTTGCTGACCATGACCGACATCCTTGAGTCGATTGCCGGTGAGCTACCCGACGCCAGCGAAATCGAGGGTCCGGACATCATGGCCGAGGAGGGCGGCTTCCTGGTTTCCGGTGCCTTGAACCTGAGCCAGGTGCGTGAGCGTGTCGGCTTTCAGGCTCAGGCCACCGACGACTATCAAACCCTGGCGGGGCTGGTGATGAGCCTGCTGGATCGTCTGCCGAGAAAGGGCGACACCTTGCAATGGGATGGCTGGGACATGACCGTGACCGATGTCGAAGAGCGTCGTGTGACCCGGGTTTTGTTGCGCAAGCCTGAGTGA
- the patB gene encoding aminotransferase yields MMTHLDTVFDRHGTDSKKWSLYPADVLPMWVADMDFPVAEPVIQALHKRLEHPLLGYGVAQDNLRQTVVDYLWQRYAWRVQPEELVFLPGVEPGFNMALNALVADDAPVILQMPNYGPLAQAPTHRHQPSIELTFKADAQGEYHTDLAELSSQLPRAGAFLLSNPHNPLGKVFSGEELHLIGQACVDHDVLIISDEIHADILFDGRRHVPIASLSPQIASRTVTLMSASKAYNIAGLKTAFAVIQDPQLRKRFNAGRLGLVDSVNVLGLEATRAAYSDCGQWLSHVNAYLQANRDYLAEALRTRLPGVVMHLPQSTYLAWLDCSALGLENPHKFFLENAKVGLSAGPEFGPDCQQFVRLNFGCPRSLLEEGIARMERSLKAR; encoded by the coding sequence ATGATGACCCACCTGGACACCGTATTCGACCGCCACGGCACCGACAGCAAGAAGTGGAGCCTGTACCCCGCCGACGTACTGCCCATGTGGGTGGCGGACATGGATTTCCCCGTGGCCGAGCCGGTCATACAGGCCCTGCATAAACGCCTAGAGCATCCACTGCTTGGCTATGGAGTCGCTCAGGACAACCTGCGCCAGACGGTGGTCGACTATCTCTGGCAGCGCTACGCCTGGCGCGTCCAGCCCGAAGAACTGGTGTTCCTGCCCGGCGTCGAGCCAGGCTTCAACATGGCGCTCAATGCCCTGGTGGCCGATGACGCGCCGGTGATCCTGCAGATGCCCAACTACGGCCCGCTGGCCCAGGCGCCCACCCATCGGCATCAGCCGAGTATCGAGTTAACGTTCAAGGCTGACGCCCAAGGCGAGTACCACACGGACCTGGCCGAGCTCTCCAGTCAACTTCCCCGCGCCGGGGCTTTTCTGCTGAGCAACCCGCATAACCCGTTGGGCAAGGTGTTCAGCGGTGAAGAGCTGCACCTGATCGGTCAGGCCTGTGTGGACCACGACGTGCTCATCATCTCGGACGAAATCCACGCCGATATTCTGTTCGACGGCCGTCGCCATGTGCCCATCGCCTCGCTCAGCCCGCAGATCGCCAGCCGCACCGTCACGTTGATGTCGGCCAGCAAGGCTTACAACATCGCCGGGCTCAAGACGGCCTTCGCGGTGATCCAGGACCCGCAGTTGCGCAAGCGTTTCAACGCAGGGCGTCTGGGGCTGGTGGACAGCGTCAACGTGCTGGGGCTGGAAGCCACACGTGCCGCTTACAGCGACTGCGGCCAGTGGCTGAGCCACGTGAACGCCTACCTGCAGGCCAACCGCGACTACCTGGCCGAAGCCCTTCGCACGCGTTTGCCTGGCGTGGTTATGCATCTGCCGCAAAGCACTTACCTGGCGTGGCTGGATTGCTCGGCGCTTGGGCTGGAAAACCCGCATAAGTTCTTTCTGGAGAATGCCAAAGTCGGCCTCAGCGCCGGCCCCGAATTCGGCCCGGACTGCCAGCAGTTCGTGCGCCTGAACTTCGGCTGCCCACGTTCGTTGCTGGAGGAAGGTATCGCGCGGATGGAGCGGAGTTTGAAGGCTCGGTGA
- the artQ_1 gene encoding polar amino acid ABC transporter permease, which yields MSQHQPAPPELNANGSRLLRVFGFKTRLYLTWMVMLGLCIAFFMSFDLKFSIIAAKWQYLVGLHLAPNGFLQGAALTLFLCFCSIWLSLILGFATALARLSKSAVAFGIASFYASFFRGTPLLIQILLIYLGLPQLGVVPGAISAGIIALSLNYGAYLSEIFRAGIIGVPPGQREAAAALGMRPTVVFWQITLPQAMRTIIPPTTSQFISMLKDSSLISVMGVWEVMFLAQSYGRSSYRYIEMLTTAALIYWLLSIGLELIQARLERHYGKAYKNQR from the coding sequence ATGAGCCAGCATCAGCCCGCCCCGCCTGAACTGAACGCCAACGGCTCGCGGCTGCTGCGCGTCTTCGGATTCAAAACACGCCTGTACCTGACCTGGATGGTGATGCTGGGTCTGTGCATCGCGTTTTTCATGAGTTTCGATCTGAAATTCTCCATCATCGCGGCGAAATGGCAGTATCTGGTCGGCCTGCACCTGGCGCCCAACGGCTTCCTGCAGGGCGCTGCACTGACGTTGTTTCTGTGTTTCTGCTCGATCTGGCTGTCGTTGATTCTCGGCTTTGCCACGGCCCTGGCGCGCTTGTCCAAGAGTGCGGTGGCGTTTGGCATTGCCAGTTTCTACGCGTCGTTCTTTCGTGGCACGCCGCTGCTGATTCAGATCCTGCTGATCTATCTCGGTTTGCCTCAGCTTGGGGTTGTGCCGGGTGCAATCAGCGCCGGGATCATTGCCCTGTCGCTCAACTACGGCGCGTACCTGAGCGAGATCTTCCGTGCCGGGATCATCGGCGTTCCCCCTGGTCAGCGTGAAGCGGCGGCGGCATTGGGCATGCGCCCAACGGTGGTGTTCTGGCAAATCACCTTGCCGCAGGCCATGCGCACCATCATTCCGCCGACCACCAGCCAGTTCATTTCCATGCTCAAGGATTCCTCGCTGATTTCGGTCATGGGCGTCTGGGAAGTGATGTTCCTCGCCCAGTCGTACGGTCGCTCGTCGTACCGTTACATCGAGATGCTGACCACTGCGGCGCTGATCTACTGGCTGCTGTCCATTGGGCTTGAGCTGATTCAGGCGCGACTGGAACGCCATTACGGCAAGGCTTACAAAAACCAGCGCTAA
- the fliY_2 gene encoding amino acid ABC transporter substrate-binding protein encodes MKLRAVLPASLALLSVCSTAMAGETLDRITKRGEMVGVMMENYPPFSFLNDQNQLDGFDVDVAKAVADKLGVKLQLATPSWDVIAAGHWGSRYDVCICSMTPSQARAQVFNFPVEYYQSPAVIVVNAKNDAIKSAKDLSGKKVGIISASTYEAYLNKDLVIEGAEDKPISYPFDSVQAAPYDNETVAFQDLALGAGVRLDAMVTNLITARERIAQDPRFKISGETLYAEPNVVATEKGDAEWDAKLTQVIAGLKADGTLGKISQKWIGSDITQ; translated from the coding sequence ATGAAGCTGCGTGCTGTTTTACCTGCGAGCCTTGCTCTGCTGTCTGTTTGCTCCACGGCAATGGCAGGCGAAACCCTGGACCGGATCACCAAAAGAGGCGAAATGGTCGGCGTGATGATGGAGAACTACCCACCCTTCTCTTTCCTCAATGATCAGAACCAGCTGGACGGTTTTGACGTCGACGTCGCCAAGGCCGTTGCCGACAAGCTGGGGGTGAAACTGCAACTGGCCACACCGTCCTGGGACGTGATAGCCGCCGGGCATTGGGGCAGCCGCTACGACGTGTGCATCTGCTCCATGACCCCGAGCCAGGCTCGCGCCCAGGTCTTCAACTTCCCGGTCGAGTATTATCAGTCGCCTGCGGTGATCGTGGTCAATGCCAAGAATGACGCCATCAAATCCGCCAAGGACCTGTCCGGCAAAAAAGTCGGCATCATCAGCGCATCCACCTACGAGGCGTACCTGAACAAGGACCTGGTCATCGAAGGCGCCGAAGACAAGCCGATCAGCTATCCATTCGACTCGGTTCAGGCAGCGCCTTACGACAACGAAACCGTGGCCTTCCAGGACCTGGCGCTGGGCGCAGGTGTGCGCCTGGACGCCATGGTCACCAACCTGATCACCGCTCGCGAGCGGATTGCTCAGGACCCGCGTTTCAAGATCTCCGGCGAAACCCTCTACGCCGAGCCCAACGTTGTCGCCACCGAAAAAGGCGATGCCGAGTGGGACGCGAAACTGACCCAGGTGATCGCAGGCCTCAAGGCTGACGGCACACTGGGCAAGATTTCGCAGAAATGGATCGGCTCTGACATCACCCAATGA
- the mmuM gene encoding putative homocysteine S-methyltransferase produces MSALDTSVPLRLLDGGMGRELMRIGAPFRQPEWSALALIEAPEFVLKAHQAFIEAGARIITTNSYALVPFHLGQARFEADALTLAVLAGYLAREAATYADVPVQVAGSLPPALGSYRPDLFDHDQSVAIHRTLIKGLEANVDVWLAETQSSIAEVRAVHEALGQNSKPLWLSFTLEDGQDHGPRLRSGEPVAEATKVAIELGARAVLFNCSQPEVMAAALVAARDVIDGAGVNIELGVYANAFPVMQVEDEGANATLHDIRADLGPDSYAGWASNWVEQGATVIGGCCGIGPEHIAALRSHFKLV; encoded by the coding sequence ATGTCCGCACTCGACACTTCAGTTCCGCTACGTCTGCTCGATGGCGGCATGGGCCGCGAACTCATGCGCATCGGCGCGCCATTCCGCCAGCCGGAATGGTCGGCACTGGCGTTGATCGAAGCCCCGGAATTTGTCCTCAAGGCGCATCAGGCTTTTATCGAAGCCGGGGCGCGGATCATCACCACCAACAGCTACGCACTGGTTCCTTTCCACTTGGGCCAAGCGCGTTTCGAGGCGGATGCTCTGACGCTGGCGGTCCTGGCCGGGTATCTGGCTCGGGAGGCGGCTACTTACGCCGATGTCCCTGTTCAGGTGGCGGGTTCGTTGCCGCCTGCGTTGGGGTCCTATCGCCCGGATCTGTTTGATCACGATCAGTCGGTCGCTATCCACCGCACGCTGATCAAGGGCCTGGAGGCGAACGTCGACGTCTGGCTGGCTGAAACCCAGAGTTCCATTGCCGAAGTACGCGCCGTCCACGAAGCGCTCGGGCAGAACAGCAAGCCCTTGTGGTTGTCGTTCACCCTGGAAGATGGTCAGGATCATGGCCCGCGCCTGCGTTCGGGCGAGCCAGTCGCCGAAGCGACAAAAGTGGCAATCGAGCTGGGTGCCCGCGCCGTGTTGTTCAACTGCAGTCAGCCGGAAGTCATGGCGGCGGCACTGGTTGCCGCCCGTGACGTCATTGACGGCGCTGGGGTGAATATCGAGCTGGGCGTCTATGCCAACGCCTTTCCGGTGATGCAGGTGGAAGACGAAGGCGCGAACGCAACGCTTCATGATATTCGCGCCGATCTTGGACCGGACTCATACGCTGGCTGGGCGAGCAACTGGGTAGAGCAGGGCGCCACGGTGATTGGCGGGTGCTGCGGCATCGGGCCGGAGCACATCGCGGCGCTGCGCAGCCATTTCAAGCTGGTGTAA
- the ydeR gene encoding MFS-type transporter YdeR produces MSLTTATPAPTARHTLTRGLVLLFAFCCGAIVANIYYAQPIVELIAPDLGLSAHSASLIVSLTQIGYALGLLFLVPLADLVENRTLMIGTALVASASLLAAGFSEHANAFLMISLLIGFSSVSVQMLVPLAAHLAPEESRGQVVGNIMGGLLLGILLARPLSSLVADHFGWRAVFMGASLIMLAIVVVLALTIPKRTPDHQSSYGQLLVSLLTLLRRHAVLRQRAFYQGLLFAAFSLFWTAVPIELSRHFGLSQTQIALFALVGAIGAIAAPIAGRLADAGHTRRASLVALSLAPVAFLIGLSHPGYSVIGLAITGVLLDFAVQLNMVLGQRAVYALDPASRGRLNALYMTSIFLGGAIGSALASSLYEQQGWHGVALVGAGLPLIALVVFLLVGRGGKAPSVA; encoded by the coding sequence ATGAGCCTGACTACCGCCACACCGGCGCCCACTGCGCGACACACACTGACTCGGGGCCTGGTCCTGCTGTTTGCGTTCTGCTGCGGCGCGATTGTTGCCAATATTTATTACGCGCAGCCGATTGTTGAACTCATCGCGCCGGACCTCGGGCTTTCGGCCCACAGCGCCAGCCTGATCGTCTCCCTGACGCAGATCGGTTACGCGTTGGGCCTGTTGTTCCTGGTGCCGCTGGCCGACCTGGTGGAAAACCGCACACTGATGATCGGCACCGCCCTGGTGGCCTCGGCCAGCCTGTTGGCGGCCGGGTTCAGCGAACATGCCAACGCCTTCCTCATGATCTCGCTGCTGATCGGCTTCAGTTCGGTGTCAGTGCAGATGCTGGTGCCGCTGGCGGCACATCTGGCACCGGAAGAAAGCCGAGGCCAGGTGGTGGGCAACATCATGGGCGGGCTGCTGCTGGGGATTCTGCTGGCTCGGCCGCTGTCCAGCCTGGTCGCCGATCACTTCGGCTGGCGCGCGGTGTTCATGGGCGCTTCGCTGATCATGCTGGCAATCGTCGTCGTACTGGCGCTGACTATTCCCAAGCGCACGCCGGATCACCAGTCCTCGTACGGGCAACTGCTGGTTTCATTACTGACGTTGCTGCGCAGGCACGCCGTGCTGCGCCAGCGGGCCTTTTACCAGGGCCTGCTGTTCGCCGCGTTCAGCCTGTTCTGGACCGCCGTGCCCATCGAGCTGTCCCGGCACTTTGGCCTGTCGCAAACCCAAATCGCGCTGTTCGCACTGGTCGGCGCCATTGGCGCTATCGCGGCGCCGATTGCCGGCCGTCTGGCGGACGCAGGCCATACGCGCAGGGCTTCGCTGGTTGCCCTGAGCCTTGCACCGGTCGCGTTTCTGATCGGTCTGAGCCACCCCGGCTACAGCGTCATCGGGCTGGCCATCACCGGTGTGCTGCTGGACTTCGCCGTGCAACTGAACATGGTCCTGGGCCAAAGGGCTGTCTACGCCCTGGACCCGGCGAGCCGCGGACGCTTGAACGCGCTGTACATGACCAGTATTTTCCTGGGCGGCGCCATTGGCTCAGCGCTGGCCAGCTCCCTTTATGAGCAACAGGGCTGGCATGGCGTCGCACTGGTCGGCGCGGGCTTGCCCCTGATAGCCCTGGTGGTGTTCTTGCTGGTCGGCCGTGGCGGTAAGGCACCCTCCGTGGCGTGA
- the dmlR_7 gene encoding LysR family transcriptional regulator, with protein MDKLLALKMFVESVDAKGFSAAARRLDLAPSSVTRMIDALEAQLGAVLLNRSTRQVTVTEAGAHYYDQARKVLEDVARADAMIMDRGDQPVGQLRVCLPVEFGRRLIAPHLGGFLARYPQLELDVTLSDNLDNLLSGRFDVAIRLGAAGPSDDLVSRTLGYFSRWVVASPDYLARQGVPITPGDLVRHECLRFSHTAGRQVWTFVQADQTQLIDIQGRLKSSNADILREAALGGAGIALLADWLVAADVASGALTRVLEHYDVNPNQSRSAITALYLPNHRGSRRVNAFIQFLEGLLAAPEK; from the coding sequence ATGGACAAATTACTGGCACTGAAAATGTTCGTCGAGTCGGTAGACGCCAAGGGGTTCTCGGCGGCCGCACGCAGACTGGACCTGGCGCCGTCTTCGGTGACACGCATGATCGATGCCCTGGAAGCGCAGCTCGGGGCGGTGCTGCTCAATCGCTCTACGCGGCAGGTCACGGTCACCGAGGCCGGGGCGCATTACTACGATCAGGCGCGCAAAGTGCTCGAGGATGTCGCCCGGGCCGACGCGATGATCATGGATCGCGGCGACCAGCCTGTCGGGCAACTGCGGGTCTGCCTGCCGGTGGAGTTTGGCCGGCGCCTGATTGCCCCCCATCTGGGCGGCTTCCTCGCGCGTTATCCGCAACTGGAACTGGACGTAACGCTCAGCGACAACCTGGATAACCTTCTGAGCGGCCGGTTCGATGTCGCCATACGCCTCGGCGCAGCCGGCCCCAGCGACGACCTGGTGAGCCGCACCCTCGGCTACTTTTCCCGCTGGGTAGTGGCCAGCCCTGATTATCTGGCCAGGCAGGGCGTGCCCATAACGCCGGGTGATCTTGTGCGGCACGAGTGCCTGCGTTTCAGCCATACCGCTGGCCGACAGGTCTGGACCTTCGTGCAGGCTGACCAGACCCAGTTGATCGACATTCAGGGCCGCTTGAAAAGCAGCAATGCCGACATTTTGCGCGAAGCGGCGCTCGGCGGCGCAGGCATCGCGCTGTTGGCCGACTGGCTGGTGGCAGCGGACGTTGCCAGCGGCGCCCTGACTCGGGTCCTGGAACACTATGACGTGAACCCCAATCAGTCCCGCTCGGCGATCACGGCGCTGTACCTGCCCAATCACCGGGGCTCCAGGCGGGTCAACGCGTTCATACAGTTCCTGGAGGGCTTGCTTGCTGCACCTGAGAAGTGA
- the cadC gene encoding transcriptional regulator, whose translation MDSVNNMVSLGQASVSLELREVFRNGVPLRVGTRAFDILELLISCPGQLVTKDEILQRVWPDTVVEENNLQVHVSALRKALGADRDLIRTIPGRGYILICGEDDASQAAPFELLDTPPDLPLASSLSAAMLRTSDLPLDVALIGRQQAFEDVCEALLTESLLSLLGAGGIGKTSLAVAVAHHLSLTESLHVSFVPLAQISCPQRIVEALGFALDVRIQPGQPIIDAIVDCLDQHNRLVILDNCEHLIEAVAAVCEHLLHRCPGLRILTTSREPLRIARERTISVPALQLPDQEAERGDILHSSAAQLFLMRLRALDSRFPLDDNATFDDPSVALVGQICRALDGIPLALEMAASRASALGLFELAASLQGNLHLLSGGLRSAPPRHQSMEASVEWSYRLLSADERTVLGCLGGLAGPFSLDQACEVAHAAAISRARVMDCIVGLAHKSLLMVSAQGPLRVYRLLGATRNWIVDRLGLQGKQGAPSFNSGHDSQRSSAHVRVASVSTMRASNPPCEHEHFHFNHQRVLAASQ comes from the coding sequence ATGGACAGCGTGAATAACATGGTCAGTCTCGGTCAAGCCAGTGTTTCTCTTGAACTCAGGGAAGTCTTCAGGAACGGCGTACCCTTGCGCGTCGGGACGCGGGCCTTCGATATTCTGGAGTTGCTGATCAGTTGCCCCGGCCAGTTGGTGACCAAGGATGAAATCCTGCAGCGGGTCTGGCCTGACACCGTGGTCGAAGAAAACAACTTGCAGGTGCATGTCTCGGCGTTGCGCAAAGCCCTGGGAGCTGACCGTGACTTGATCAGGACCATTCCCGGGCGCGGCTACATCCTGATTTGCGGCGAAGACGATGCCAGCCAGGCCGCGCCCTTCGAGTTGCTCGATACCCCGCCGGATCTCCCCCTGGCCAGCTCACTGAGCGCCGCGATGCTGCGCACCAGCGATCTGCCCCTTGATGTGGCGTTGATCGGTCGTCAGCAGGCCTTTGAAGATGTCTGCGAGGCGTTGCTCACCGAGTCGCTGTTGAGCCTTTTGGGGGCGGGCGGCATCGGCAAGACCTCGCTGGCGGTGGCCGTTGCTCATCATCTGTCCCTGACGGAGAGCCTGCATGTGTCGTTTGTGCCACTGGCACAGATCAGTTGCCCGCAACGGATCGTCGAGGCGCTGGGGTTTGCGCTGGACGTGCGTATCCAGCCGGGTCAGCCGATCATCGACGCCATCGTCGATTGCCTCGATCAGCATAACCGCCTGGTGATTCTGGACAATTGCGAACACCTGATCGAAGCCGTCGCGGCGGTGTGCGAGCATTTGCTGCATCGGTGCCCGGGGTTGCGCATCCTGACCACCAGCCGCGAGCCGTTGCGGATCGCTCGGGAGCGAACCATCAGCGTCCCGGCGCTGCAGTTGCCCGATCAGGAGGCTGAGCGTGGCGACATCCTGCACAGCAGCGCGGCGCAGTTGTTCCTGATGCGCCTGCGTGCGCTGGATTCGCGCTTCCCGCTGGACGACAACGCGACCTTCGATGACCCAAGCGTCGCCCTGGTGGGGCAGATCTGTCGGGCGCTGGATGGCATCCCGCTGGCGCTGGAAATGGCCGCTTCGCGCGCTTCGGCCCTTGGGCTGTTCGAGCTGGCGGCGAGCTTGCAGGGCAACCTGCACCTGCTGTCCGGCGGGTTGCGCAGTGCGCCGCCCCGTCACCAGAGCATGGAGGCGTCGGTGGAGTGGAGTTATCGCCTGCTCAGCGCCGACGAACGCACGGTGCTGGGCTGTCTGGGTGGCCTGGCCGGTCCTTTCAGCCTTGACCAAGCCTGTGAAGTGGCCCATGCCGCAGCGATCTCACGGGCGCGTGTCATGGACTGCATCGTCGGGCTGGCGCACAAGTCGCTGTTGATGGTCAGTGCCCAAGGCCCGTTGCGGGTCTATCGACTGTTAGGTGCCACGCGTAACTGGATAGTCGATCGCCTGGGGCTGCAGGGTAAACAAGGTGCTCCCTCGTTCAATTCAGGCCATGATAGCCAGCGATCCAGCGCCCACGTGCGGGTTGCATCCGTTTCGACGATGCGCGCCAGCAACCCGCCCTGTGAGCATGAGCATTTTCATTTCAATCATCAACGAGTGCTGGCGGCCAGCCAGTAG
- the fixJ_3 gene encoding response regulator receiver protein, with amino-acid sequence MSATPLVYVVDDECSIRTSLSRLLHSADIPTQCYATAQAFLEQTFTAQPTCLLLDMNLAASNGFDVQEELLRRGHRFPIIFMTGFGTIPMSVKAIKAGAHEFLTKPFEPEQLLDVVRQALAHDESELLERLHVQRIRHRFDTLTPREREVMTLLVTGRMNKQIASDLGTSEITVKVHKRHIMTKMQARTLIELVKMREQLTRVG; translated from the coding sequence ATGAGTGCAACACCCCTGGTTTATGTGGTCGATGATGAGTGCTCGATTCGCACATCCTTGTCGCGCCTGCTGCATTCAGCCGACATCCCCACCCAGTGTTATGCCACCGCGCAGGCATTCCTTGAACAGACCTTCACTGCGCAGCCGACGTGCCTGCTGCTGGACATGAACCTGGCGGCCAGTAATGGCTTTGATGTGCAGGAGGAGTTGCTGCGTCGCGGGCATCGTTTCCCGATTATCTTCATGACCGGCTTCGGCACCATTCCCATGTCAGTCAAGGCCATCAAGGCCGGCGCCCACGAGTTTCTGACCAAGCCGTTCGAGCCCGAGCAGTTGCTGGACGTGGTGCGTCAGGCCCTGGCTCATGATGAAAGCGAGCTGCTGGAGCGCTTGCATGTGCAACGCATCCGGCATCGCTTCGACACCCTGACCCCGCGCGAGCGCGAAGTGATGACATTGTTGGTCACGGGCAGGATGAACAAGCAGATTGCTAGTGATCTGGGTACCAGCGAAATTACCGTCAAAGTTCATAAACGGCACATTATGACAAAGATGCAGGCGAGAACTTTAATTGAACTGGTGAAGATGCGAGAGCAACTAACGCGGGTGGGCTGA
- the spo0F_1 gene encoding response regulator receiver protein, whose product MILICVVDDDASVRNGLTNLLKSLGYATVSFASGEAFLASAVSDQAHCVLLDLAMQGMHGLEVLQQLKRTGKTVGVCCMSANEDSDMVRRTLAAGAVDFLCKPFSEEALQSAIKRVLERR is encoded by the coding sequence ATGATCCTCATCTGCGTCGTTGATGACGACGCGTCCGTGCGCAATGGCCTCACCAATCTTCTCAAGTCCCTGGGCTATGCAACTGTGAGTTTTGCTTCAGGAGAAGCCTTTCTGGCGTCTGCCGTCAGTGATCAGGCGCACTGCGTGCTACTGGACCTGGCGATGCAAGGCATGCATGGCCTGGAGGTGTTGCAGCAGTTGAAGCGCACTGGCAAGACCGTCGGCGTGTGTTGCATGTCGGCCAACGAAGACAGCGACATGGTGCGTCGTACGCTGGCCGCCGGGGCGGTGGATTTTCTGTGCAAGCCTTTTTCAGAGGAGGCCTTGCAGAGCGCGATAAAGCGCGTACTCGAACGCAGATAA